Proteins co-encoded in one Lasioglossum baleicum chromosome 14, iyLasBale1, whole genome shotgun sequence genomic window:
- the LOC143215629 gene encoding putative sodium/potassium/calcium exchanger CG1090 isoform X1, which yields MTAVTKTPRTMRNHHQLHNNSRRKRWPLRFGLLLVYVLVQYVSSSRTPTEEPSPSTYPTGWTDREEAWTVETTLESSTLEAEGPAVEGTPKYEKKPPIVIPAGTTKSREKGNKENGKANESKSGNNGNTAVVGKHQNSSEEKSTKTVSSRGPPSTWKSSLKSPGLSLKSTTAPTVVTTVGYERATWRPRRENCSPPAIEQFPRPLMGPNARKHGGLIIHVLVAVYTFLGLAIVCDDYFVSSLDRICEELRLSPDVAGATFMAAGSSAPELATVVIGVFFAKDDIGVSGVIGSAVFNIMFVISVCGLCTSTVSKLNWWPLCRDCFFYAVSILVMLGTIYNESISWMESLFMLFMYGVYCVALSFNSRLERWAKSYNIPFLPKDDEPAEESALVSYRSLQEDRLSYTGPNSPTDQYKTQEGGIEGSGPVQEAHEPPMARQPEYYKAKEPDPNEVSPLERPVDATQWTLFTWGLVYPIHFMCRATMPDCRQEKFRNWYPFTFCVSMVWISFYSYIMVWMITIIGSTLGIPDTVMGLTFVAAGVSVPDALSSLAVIKEGLGDMAVSNAVGSNVFDILVCLGLPWFIQTAMIQPGSHVNVTSRGLTYSTLSLLSTVVFLVLATHLNGWKLDRRYGVVLMLWYLVFIVFASLYELNVFGEMNPPVCPSLY from the exons ATGACAGCGgtaacgaaaacg CCGAGAACGATGAGGAACCACCACCAGTTACACAATAATTCCCGACGCAAAAGATGGCCCCTGCGTTTCGGTTTGCTCTTAGTCTACGTTCTCGTGCAGTACGTCTCGTCCTCGAGGACACCCACCGAAGAGCCGTCGCCTTCCACTTACCCCACCGGTTGGACGGACCGCGAGGAAGCCTGGACCGTGGAAACGACTTTGGAATCTAGCACTTTGGAAGCGGAAGGGCCGGCCGTCGAAGGAACGCCAAAATACGAAAAGAAACCGCCGATAGTGATACCGGCCGGAACCACGAAATCGCGAGAAAAGGGCAATAAAGAAAATGGGAAAGCCAACGAATCGAAAAGCGGGAATAACGGTAATACGGCGGTAGTCGGAAAACATCAGAATTCGTCGGAGGAAAAGTCGACGAAAACGGTGTCATCGCGAGGACCTCCGTCCACGTGGAAGTCTTCGCTCAAGTCTCCGGGACTTTCGTTGAAATCCACGACG GCTCCAACCGTGGTGACCACGGTGGGATACGAACGCGCGACATGGAGGCCGCGACGAGAAAACTGTTCGCCGCCAGCCATCGAGCAATTTCCGAGGCCGCTGATGGGGCCGAACGCTAGGAAACATGGTGGACTGATCATACACGTATTGGTCGCCGTTTATACGTTCTTGGGCCTTGCGATCGTTTGCGACGACTACTTTGTCTCCAGTTTGGACAGAATCTGCGAAG AGTTGCGTTTGTCCCCGGACGTAGCCGGAGCAACTTTCATGGCGGCGGGCTCGTCGGCGCCCGAACTGGCCACCGTTGTGATCGGCGTTTTCTTCGCCAAGGATGACATCGGC GTCAGCGGTGTGATCGGTAGCGCCGTGTTCAACATAATGTTCGTGATCTCGGTGTGCGGACTCTGCACCAGCACGGTGTCCAAATTGAATTGGTGGCCTTTGTGTCGAGATTGCTTTTTTTATGCCGTGTCGATACTCGTGATGCTCGGTACGATTTACAACGAATCGATATCCTG GATGGAATCCTTGTTCATGTTGTTCATGTACGGAGTGTACTGCGTCGCGTTGTCGTTCAACTCGCGATTGGAACGATGGGCGAAATCGTACAATATACCGTTCCTACCGAAAGACGACGAGCCAGCGGAGGAGAGCGCGTTGGTCAGTTACAGATCGCTGCAGGAAGATCGACTGTCTTACACAGGCCCGAACTCGCCCACGGATCAATATAAAACTCAGGAGG GTGGAATAGAAGGAAGCGGCCCCGTTCAGGAAGCACACGAACCCCCGATGGCGAGGCAGCCCGAGTATTACAAAGCGAAAGAACCCGATCCCAACGAAGTCTCGCCGTTGGAGAGGCCCGTGGACGCCACTCAATGGACTCTGTTCACTTGGGGGCTCGTGTATCCGATTCATTTCATGTGCCGCGCGACGATGCCCGATTGTCGACAAGAGAAGTTCCGGAACTGGTACCCTTTCACGTTTTGCGTGTCGATGGTGTGGATCAGTTTTTACAGTTACATCATGGTGTGGATGATCACGATCATAG GTAGCACTCTCGGTATACCGGACACGGTGATGGGTCTGACCTTCGTCGCTGCGGGTGTCAGCGTACCGGACGCGCTCTCCTCGTTGGCGGTGATCAAAGAAGGCCTCGGCGACATGGCGGTCAGCAACGCCGTTGGTAGCAACGTCTTCGATATTCTAGTTTGCCTTGGGCTTCCGTGGTTTATACAAACTGCTATGATACAACCTGGCTCGCACGTCAACGTTACCAGTCGAG GCTTAACGTACTCTACCTTATCCCTGCTGTCGACGGTGGTGTTCTTGGTGCTAGCGACCCATTTGAACGGCTGGAAACTGGATCGACGATACGGAGTGGTGCTGATGCTCTGGTACTTGGTGTTCATCGTATTCGCTTCGCTATACGAATTGAACGTGTTCGGTGAAATGAATCCCCCGGTATGTCCTAGCTTGTATTAA
- the LOC143215629 gene encoding putative sodium/potassium/calcium exchanger CG1090 isoform X2, producing MRNHHQLHNNSRRKRWPLRFGLLLVYVLVQYVSSSRTPTEEPSPSTYPTGWTDREEAWTVETTLESSTLEAEGPAVEGTPKYEKKPPIVIPAGTTKSREKGNKENGKANESKSGNNGNTAVVGKHQNSSEEKSTKTVSSRGPPSTWKSSLKSPGLSLKSTTAPTVVTTVGYERATWRPRRENCSPPAIEQFPRPLMGPNARKHGGLIIHVLVAVYTFLGLAIVCDDYFVSSLDRICEELRLSPDVAGATFMAAGSSAPELATVVIGVFFAKDDIGVSGVIGSAVFNIMFVISVCGLCTSTVSKLNWWPLCRDCFFYAVSILVMLGTIYNESISWMESLFMLFMYGVYCVALSFNSRLERWAKSYNIPFLPKDDEPAEESALVSYRSLQEDRLSYTGPNSPTDQYKTQEGGIEGSGPVQEAHEPPMARQPEYYKAKEPDPNEVSPLERPVDATQWTLFTWGLVYPIHFMCRATMPDCRQEKFRNWYPFTFCVSMVWISFYSYIMVWMITIIGSTLGIPDTVMGLTFVAAGVSVPDALSSLAVIKEGLGDMAVSNAVGSNVFDILVCLGLPWFIQTAMIQPGSHVNVTSRGLTYSTLSLLSTVVFLVLATHLNGWKLDRRYGVVLMLWYLVFIVFASLYELNVFGEMNPPVCPSLY from the exons ATGAGGAACCACCACCAGTTACACAATAATTCCCGACGCAAAAGATGGCCCCTGCGTTTCGGTTTGCTCTTAGTCTACGTTCTCGTGCAGTACGTCTCGTCCTCGAGGACACCCACCGAAGAGCCGTCGCCTTCCACTTACCCCACCGGTTGGACGGACCGCGAGGAAGCCTGGACCGTGGAAACGACTTTGGAATCTAGCACTTTGGAAGCGGAAGGGCCGGCCGTCGAAGGAACGCCAAAATACGAAAAGAAACCGCCGATAGTGATACCGGCCGGAACCACGAAATCGCGAGAAAAGGGCAATAAAGAAAATGGGAAAGCCAACGAATCGAAAAGCGGGAATAACGGTAATACGGCGGTAGTCGGAAAACATCAGAATTCGTCGGAGGAAAAGTCGACGAAAACGGTGTCATCGCGAGGACCTCCGTCCACGTGGAAGTCTTCGCTCAAGTCTCCGGGACTTTCGTTGAAATCCACGACG GCTCCAACCGTGGTGACCACGGTGGGATACGAACGCGCGACATGGAGGCCGCGACGAGAAAACTGTTCGCCGCCAGCCATCGAGCAATTTCCGAGGCCGCTGATGGGGCCGAACGCTAGGAAACATGGTGGACTGATCATACACGTATTGGTCGCCGTTTATACGTTCTTGGGCCTTGCGATCGTTTGCGACGACTACTTTGTCTCCAGTTTGGACAGAATCTGCGAAG AGTTGCGTTTGTCCCCGGACGTAGCCGGAGCAACTTTCATGGCGGCGGGCTCGTCGGCGCCCGAACTGGCCACCGTTGTGATCGGCGTTTTCTTCGCCAAGGATGACATCGGC GTCAGCGGTGTGATCGGTAGCGCCGTGTTCAACATAATGTTCGTGATCTCGGTGTGCGGACTCTGCACCAGCACGGTGTCCAAATTGAATTGGTGGCCTTTGTGTCGAGATTGCTTTTTTTATGCCGTGTCGATACTCGTGATGCTCGGTACGATTTACAACGAATCGATATCCTG GATGGAATCCTTGTTCATGTTGTTCATGTACGGAGTGTACTGCGTCGCGTTGTCGTTCAACTCGCGATTGGAACGATGGGCGAAATCGTACAATATACCGTTCCTACCGAAAGACGACGAGCCAGCGGAGGAGAGCGCGTTGGTCAGTTACAGATCGCTGCAGGAAGATCGACTGTCTTACACAGGCCCGAACTCGCCCACGGATCAATATAAAACTCAGGAGG GTGGAATAGAAGGAAGCGGCCCCGTTCAGGAAGCACACGAACCCCCGATGGCGAGGCAGCCCGAGTATTACAAAGCGAAAGAACCCGATCCCAACGAAGTCTCGCCGTTGGAGAGGCCCGTGGACGCCACTCAATGGACTCTGTTCACTTGGGGGCTCGTGTATCCGATTCATTTCATGTGCCGCGCGACGATGCCCGATTGTCGACAAGAGAAGTTCCGGAACTGGTACCCTTTCACGTTTTGCGTGTCGATGGTGTGGATCAGTTTTTACAGTTACATCATGGTGTGGATGATCACGATCATAG GTAGCACTCTCGGTATACCGGACACGGTGATGGGTCTGACCTTCGTCGCTGCGGGTGTCAGCGTACCGGACGCGCTCTCCTCGTTGGCGGTGATCAAAGAAGGCCTCGGCGACATGGCGGTCAGCAACGCCGTTGGTAGCAACGTCTTCGATATTCTAGTTTGCCTTGGGCTTCCGTGGTTTATACAAACTGCTATGATACAACCTGGCTCGCACGTCAACGTTACCAGTCGAG GCTTAACGTACTCTACCTTATCCCTGCTGTCGACGGTGGTGTTCTTGGTGCTAGCGACCCATTTGAACGGCTGGAAACTGGATCGACGATACGGAGTGGTGCTGATGCTCTGGTACTTGGTGTTCATCGTATTCGCTTCGCTATACGAATTGAACGTGTTCGGTGAAATGAATCCCCCGGTATGTCCTAGCTTGTATTAA